The genomic interval AGTCGGATAGTGATACGGAGTAATCGTTTGATTCGATAGTTGTTTCTTTTTCTTCGACGGTGTGATTACTTTCGGATCTTCTAAATAAATTTCCTCCTCTTCATCTGGTAACAGCCATGGAAATTCGTCCTCTTTTTCTATTGGCTGTTTAGCAGATGCCACTTCAGTTTCAGCTTTAAGCTTTTCATCCCAAGATGTAATTGGAATTTCCTCAGTGTTCTCATTCTCTTTTGTCAATGGGCGTTCTAAGCCATTAATTTTTATTTTTAACGTGTCTGTCGTTTGCTTGTCCATGTGCCTACCACCCTTCTCTGCTTAAACACGTACGCTCATTTTGCTTACCATGCTATCAGAAAGGAATAGAAAAAGAACAAGACATTTGTCGTCTTGTCCTTGAAAATTTTCGTCAAATACTAAGATTGTTCGTCATTCTCCTCTTTAATAAAAGGAAATAGCGGGTTATGTTTTTTACTTGAAGGCGGTGTATCAATAGTCGGAGAATCATCCTCTAAGTCGGTTAATGTCGGAAAATAGTAAGCAGAAAGCTGGACTTGATAATCAATTGTTTCAATTACTTGATTTATTTGAGTCATTTCAGGAGGACCAGTAAATGAAAGTTTGTTTGCTATTCAATCGTATCAATAATGATGCCATCCTTCTTAAGGAATTATCCTTTCTTCAATTTTACGATTAAATGAGAAAAGCATGATACTAACCTCCAGCAGTAAAACCAATGAAAGAAAGATAAAGTAAAATGAGCTGATCCCCAAAATAATAAGCTAGTAAAGTTCCAAACATAATAGATGGGCCAAATGGAATAGGTTCTCGCTTTTTATGCTTGCCTAGTAATATGCTTATCATCCCAAATAGTGTTCCAATAAGAGTAGATAAAAAGAAAGCAAGAAGGACAATCTTCAGCCCTAGCGCAAAGCCAAGAACTCCAAATAGCTTAATATCTCCGCCACCCATTCCACCTTTGCTCACATAGGCAATAAGTAATAGTAGGATAAAAACAACTAGTCCACCAATAATAGAATCGTACCATGGATCTAAAGGATAGATGATCCGCTCTATTAGGAAGAGTCCAAAAAAGAACAGTAAGATTCGATCAGGTATAAGCATATAAGTAATATCAGATACAAAGATTATCATAAATAATGACACTAATGTCAAAGATATCAGCAATTCAACATTCCAGCCAACAAGTATGGGAGAAATCATAAATAAGATCGCTGTCATTAACTCAACAAACGGATACAAAGGTGAGATCTTTGCCCCGCAATGGCGGCATTTTCCTCTTAGTAATAGAAAAGAAACAACAGGAATTAGCTCAACTGCTGTTAATGTATGGTTACAACTCAAACATGCAGACCAAGGTGTGACAATTGATTTATTTTTTGGGATTCGAAGACCGACTACGTTGTAAAAAGATCCTAGGAGCAGGCCGTAAAAACATAATAAAATAATTAACATCATCATTATTTAATATATTCTATTAATTTTTTCTCTGTAACAGAAGTAGCACCTTGTGTTGTATTAACTAGTTGTACTGCAGCATGTTCATTTAAACCAGCTAGCAACTCAAGCAGCGTTAATCCACGTTGATTTTTCAACATATAAAATCGATCTCCTTCTCCCCTAGTTTTATAATGTCATAGTCCTAAACCAATGTTATTATAGCATGACTATTCTACCATTTATATGTTACGTTTTTGTAAATCATTACCCAATTTGATTTAAATTGTCGAACATAGAAATCATAATTGATAAAATTACTTGTATTATGTAATTGATCATTATTTAACAAATAATGATCCTTTGCAACTCAATAAAAATATGTATTTTCCTGAAATCAAAATAATGGTATTAAAATTGTCGTTGATAATCTCAACATCTAAAATGTACATATAAAAATACTTTATTCAGGTAAACGAATGAACTATGTAACTGGTAATTTAATCATGAAATCCAGCAGTACAATTAATAATGGCAGCACTGTTATCGTTCAATCATCGCCTATTCATTTTATGGTAATGGGGGTACGAGAGTAACTTACAATTGTCAAAGTAATGTCCCCTTTTTCCCAGATGAAAAAGATGTTCCTCCTTCAATAGAGACAATATTTAAAGCTGATACTAATAAAGAAAAATAATTGAACGAGAAAAAAGTTGTAGGAATTCATTCCATCAACTTTTTTTCGTAAAAGTAATGACATTATCTAACGAACCTTTCTCGTATACTTGAGATAAAATACAATGACCCTGTTACAACAAGTAAGTCTTCCTTACTGTCTTTAAAATCTTCAACAAGCTTTTTTAAGATGTCCCGCCAATCCTCTGAGTAAGATTTTTCTTGTAAGTTACACACAGAAAATAGTTCATTAGCTGAAGCCGCTCTTGGAAAGTCGAAGGTTGTGAAATGAATTGAGGTTGCAATACTAGACAATTGTTCGATCATCTCAATGTAATCTTTATCTTTTAATGCACTAAATAGAAAGTGAATATTTTTATTCGGATAATGTCTTTTTAATGTATCCAATAGACTTTCAATCCCTTGTTTATTATGAGCGCCGTCAATAATAACTTCAGGATTACTGCTTACTTTTTCAAATCTACCTTTCCAACTTGTCTTATCAAGACCGTGACATATTTGAATTTCGCTAATTTTTATTTTATTCATTTGTTTTAAATAATCGATAGCTCCAACTGCTAATGCAGCATTCTTAATTTGATGTTCACCTTTCATCGATAACAATAGGTGATCGTGATGCTGAAAAGGTGTATCCAATGAGAATACTTCCTTACCATCTATTAAGGTGCTTTCAAGAATCATTAATTCCTCATCTAATACATATAGTGGTGCTCTTCTTTCATCTGCCGCGTTCCGAATAACGGTTAATGCCTCTCGATCTTGTACCCCAGTTAATACCGGCACTTGATCTTTAATAATCCCAGCCTTTTCAGCGGCAATCTCCGTAATTGTTGAACCAAGAATATTCATATGATCATATCCAACATTCGTAATAATCGATACAATTGGCTTGATAATATTCGTAGAATCCAGTCTTCCCCCTAATCCTGTTTCAAGCAGTAAAAAGTCTGGTTTGTTATATTTTCCAAAATAGAGGAACATCATTGTGGTGATAATTTCAAATTCAGTTGGACCGCCTAACTCCGTTCTCTCAATTTTTTCTACTAACGGCTTTACTTCATTTACTAACTCTAGCATCTCTTGATCAGATATCGGATGACCATTTACACTTATACGTTCATTAAATGTTTCAATATATGGAGAAGTGAAAGTTCCAACTTTATAGCCGGCTTCAGTTAACATGTGCAGCATGTAAGAAACAGTTGAGCCTTTCCCATTCGTTCCTGCAACATGAATCGTTGGTATGTTTCTTTCCGGGTGTTGTAATTCTTCTAAAAGCCATTCCATTCTTTTTAAGCCTGGCTTTACTCCAAATTTCAAGCGGCCATGAATCCAGGCGATCGCTTCATTATAATGCTCAAACATGAAATTCCCTCCCAAGGAGTATTGAAAAACTCGGGTGAGCTTTAAATGCACACCCGAGTAAAGTTTATCTTATCCTTTTAGTTCTTTAATTCTAGCTAAAACAATGTCTCTTTTTTCGATGTAATCTTTTTCTTTTGCTTTTTCTTCCTCAATTACCTTTTCAGGAGCCTTCTTTAAGAAGCCCTCATTTCCTAATTTCTTTTGAACTCTCTCTACTTCTTTATCAAGCTTTTCACGTTCTTTTTCAAGACGTTTAATTTCTTCCTCAATGTTGATTAAGCCTTCGATAGGTAAGAAGATTTCAGCACCAGTCACAACTGCCGTCATGGATTTTTCAGGTGATGAAAGATCCGTTTTAATCGTTAAGGAGCTAGTATTACAGAATCGCTCGATATAAGCACGATTGTTATCAAGTTGTGCTAGCACATTCTCGTCTTTTGCTTTTATTTGCATATCAATTTGTTTACTCATTGGCGTATTTACTTCTGCCCGAATATTACGAACGGCGCGAATGGCTTCAACAAGCAATTTCATTTCTGTTGCGGCTTTATTGTCTGTAAGCTCATTGTTTACAGTTGGCCAAGCCGCTATTGTAATTGACTCACCTTGATGTGGAAGTGATTGCCAAATTTCTTCTGTAATAAACGGCATAAACGGATGTAATAATCTCATTGTATTATCAAGAACATAAGCAAGAATTGAGCGTGTTGTCTTTTTCGCTGCCTCATCTTCACCATATAACGGAAGCTTGGCCATTTCAATATACCAATCACAGAAATCATCCCAGATAAAGTTGTATAGAAGTCGGCCGATTTCGCCAAATTCATATTTATCTGCAAGCTTTGTTACATTGTCGATCGTTTCATTTAAACGCGTTAAAATCCATTTATCCGCTACAGATTTTTCACCTGATAAATCAATTTCTTCATACGTTAAACCGTCCATATTCATTAATGCAAATCGCGAAGCATTCCAAATTTTATTGGCAAAGTTCCAAGTTGATTCAACTTTTTCATAGCTGAAGCGTAAATCCTGTCCAGGTGAGCTTCCAGTTGATAAGAAGTAACGAAGCGAGTCTGCACCGTATTGATCAATAACATCCATTGGATCAACACCATTGCCAAGTGATTTGCTCATCTTGCGTCCTTGTTCATCACGGACAAGTCCATGTATGAGGACATCCTTAAACGGGCGTTTTCCAGTAAACTCAAGTCCTTGGAAAATCATTCTTGATACCCAGAAGAAAATAATATCATAGCCCGTTACAAGGACATCTGTCGGGTAATAACGTTTAAAATCAGCTGCTTCTGTATCAGGCCAGCCCATTGTCGAGAACGGCCAAAGAGCTGAACTAAACCATGTATCTAAAACATCATGGTCTTGATCCCAGTTTTCGATATCTGCTGGCGGCTCTTGATTAACGTAAACTTCCCCAGTTTCTTTATGGTACCAAGCAGGAATACGATGTCCCCACCAAAGCTGACGAGAGATACACCAGTCACGGATGTTTTCCATCCAGCGTAAATACGTTTTTTCAAAACGATCAGGAACAAAGTTGACTTTGCCTTCAGACTGCTGAAGATTAATCGCTTCGTCTGCTAATGGCTGCATTTTAACAAACCATTGTGTTGAAAGATAAGGCTCGACAACTGCACCGCTTCTTTCACTATGACCAACAGAATGCATATGCTCTTCAATTTTGAATAAAACGCCTTGATCTTGCAGATCCTTCACAATTTTCTTTCTGCATTCAAATCGGTCTAATCCATTATAGATTCCCGCGTTTGCATTCATCGTGCCATCTTCATTCATGACAAGAATCCGTTCTAAATTATGACGATTTCCAACTTCAAAGTCATTTGGATCATGTGCTGGTGTAATTTTAACCGCACCCGAACCAAATTCCATATCAACGTAGTCATCACCAACGATCGGAATTTCACGGCCAACAATTGGCAACACAACGTTCTTCCCAATAAGATGCTTATAGCGCTCATCCTCTGGATGTACAGCAACAGCGGTATCACCAAGCATTGTTTCAGGACGTGTTGTTGCTACTTCGATTGAACCTGTTCCATCTGCTAATGGATAGTTCATATGGTAGAATGCACCTTGGACATCTTTATAAATTACCTCAATGTCAGAAAGGGCTGTTTTCGTTTGTGGATCCCAGTTAATAATATATTCTCCACGGTAGATAAGGCCTTTCTTATATAACGTAACAAATACTTCACGCACAGCCTTTGACAAGCCTTCATCAAGTGTAAAACGTTCACGGGAGTAGTCTAAGCCAAGACCGATTTTTGACCATTGTTCACGTATATGGCCTGCATATTCTTCTTTCCATTTCCATGTTTCTTCAACGAATTTTTCACGGCCAAGGTCATAGCGTGATTTGCCTTCTTCACGTAGCTTTGCTTCAACCTTTGCCTGAGTTGCGATCCCTGCGTGGTCCATACCTGGAAGCCATAATACATCAAAACCTTGCATTCTTTTCATACGTGTCACAATGTCTTGCAACGTTGTATCCCATGCATGTCCTAAGTGAAGCTTACCTGTAACATTAGGTGGTGGAATGACGACTGTGTATGGCTGCTTTTTTTCATCACCTGTTGCCTCGAAGTACTTTCCTTCTAACCAAAACGAATAGCGGTTTTTTTCAATTGATTGTGGATCATACTTTGTTGGTAATTCATGTTGTTGTTCATTATTTCCCATCATGTTTCCTCCTCAAAAAAACTGTAATCAAAACTTTTATGTACAAAATAAAAACTCCTTCCATCCAATAAAAGGACGAAAGGAGAATATTTTTCGCGGTACCACCTTTTTTCATAGACAAAAATGTAAAAGCTCTTTGATCAGCCAAGGGCAAATAAGATGCTCATACATAGTATTAGTCTATGCTCTCAATATGATAACGGTCTTTACCGGCTTCTCCTACTAACAATTCAAAGAAGCAACTCATGGGCGACATTCCAATGTATCTGCGTAAGAAACCTTCCAGCAAAATGATTTCTCTCTCTGTAAAGAGATAACAATTGTACTCTTCCCAATCAATGTTTATTGTTGTATGTAATTGATCCTATTCTATATTACTAAAAAAATCATTTTTTCGTCAATATCTTCGCCATTTTTCTCTTTTTCTATACAGGAACCATTTAAGTCTGTTCTTCATATTTTGATATAAGTAGATTCCCGCCATCATGAACATAGAGATTGATTTTTTCAGGTGTATATGCTTTGAAAGGTCATTTACATGAGGGGTTTACTTTTTAAGGTAAAGGCATATAACGAGGAGGAGTTGTGCATGAAACGGCGGTTTAATCCCTACACACTCCCGCCATGGGCAAGACAAATTAGGGAGATCGGTATTCAAATTATTATTCCATTAACGATCTTTCAAGGAATTCGAACAGTTTTCTTTCCAACATCTTTTGATGTTCTTTTATTAGCTCTATTGATCGTGCTTGCTGCTGCCTTTCGTTACGATTGGATATAAGAATGACGTCAAGCACTTCATACACGCTAGAACAATTAAGATCATTTCATTATTAAAAAGAAATGTCAGACCTCTTAAAAGAGTGGTCTGACATGATTTTTGTTTCTGCTAATTACTAGCCGTTTCTGCTTGCAATTTTTTTTTCTCTTCAATTTCATGAATCTTCATAACAAAGTATTCGATGTTTTTAAAATGCCAATATGCTTTCACTAATTGTTTATTGCTTTCTTGTTCAGATTGATTTTTACCTTTACGTACATAGCTCTTAATGACACGGCATATTTTGTCCGGATAAGCCAAATAGCTTAAAAATAATTGCATTTCTGCCTCAGTATAAGGATAGATCTTCTGGTACGTATAAAACCAGTTTATACAGTCATCACATTGAGTTGGAAAGGTTTTTGCTGTTCGATTCAAAAACAGAAGGAAATCATCAATTGGTGCACCATATTTTGCTTGTTCAAAATTAGTTAATCGTCCTGAACCATTCTCATCATATAAAAAGTGATGGGCAGATATCTTGCCATGATTTAAGACAATTCTTGTTTTCTCCTTTTCTTCCATTTTCTCTGACCATTCTTCTAAATTTTTTCTAGAGAAATCTATAGCACGACTTACTTCAATAAAATAAGTGACTGCTTGTAATTCAAACGGAGAAAGATATAGTCTTTGTTCACATTGATCAACAAATGATTCATAAAATAACTTTGTTTCATCCCATCTCTTTGATAATGTTTCATAATGTAATTTGGCTTCTTGCCCGTTTAGTTTTATTTCTTTTTCCGTACGACTATGCATTTTGGCAATCTCTTTAAATAAATATTGATGGCGTGCATCAAGCTCATCCTCTGTTTCATTAACAAGCCAAGGCATCAGATAATAGTACTCACCATTATGATACGAAATAAATTGCTGGTTTCTATTTTTCACGATTGGTACATAACTGGAGTATTTTTGTTGTGATAAGGTTGATAATGTATCAATAAAAGAAGGGTTACCTTTATTTGTAAGCTTTTTCAGCACATACGTGCCAGTATTTGCATAAACCTTTATTGTCTTTTGGCTTATTTCCTCTATATATTCAGGTTGAATATCATATTGACTTAATAATGGCTTCATTTTATCAACTTGTATTGCCACTGTTGAGACACCTCAGATCCAACTAAGTAGTCTAAGAAAGCTTATGGTTATAAAAAAGTAATACGAATACCTAATCAACTTATCATATTCAAAAAACAGCCGAGGAAAAGGTTCCCCTGCTGCTTTTTAAGAATGGTTCATCGCTTATTACTTACTTGTTGAATATGCAGGGATATAAAGGATTTGTCCTTCATACACATCTTGATCTGCATTAAAATTATTAACACGAAGAATTTGTTGCACCGAAATATCATACCGTTCACTGATTAGTTCAATCGTTTCTCCTTGTTGGACAATACACATTTTTAACCGAGAGAAATCCTCTTCTCCATCGCGGGCAAAAAGACTTGTTAAATAATGTGCATCTTTCTCATTATGATCTTCTCTGACAACCTCTTTATCTTTTGCTTCTTGTGGATTAGTACTCTCAAGCTCTTCGGATTTCGAGAAGAATGAATAATGTACTTCCTGAGGCTGAGGGTCTTCTGTCATTTGTTCTTCTTTTCTAACCTCAACTATAAACGGTTCATATAGTTCTTCTTGCTGTTTTTCATTCACTACAACTTCTTCTTTATTTATTTCTTGATTTACTTCTTGATTTACTTCATTACTTTCATTCGTCACTTCAACTTTCTCTTCTTGAGCAGGTTCAATTATTTCTTCAACTGAGTTTTCTTCTGCACGAATATCTTGCTCTATCTTAGAAGCATCAGTTGATAATTTGTCCACGTCTTCTTCAGACTGCTCTTGATAAAAAGAAGAGAAAGGATTTGTCGAGTTCTGCTGAAATTGAAATGTTTGTTCTTTTTCTTCATCAAATGATTGTTGCTGCGGAGCCCTGTAAAGTGCTTCAAATGTTTCTTCCTCTTGAGTTTCTACTTCTGGTGGTGCAACTGGTTGAATTTGCTCATTTGTAATACCGCTAATTGACAAATCAGCTATTAGCTTTAAACATTTCACTTCTGGAATTTCATAATCAAACGATTCAATTGAAACATATACTTCCTCTAAATTCTCGATTCGATTATTTGGAATTGTAATATCTACTGGAAAACGGTGATTTATCTCACTAACACCATCTTCACGCGTTGTCACTTCATTTACATACCGTACATTTGCATATTCAAATTGATCCTGCACATCCGCAATGGTATCTATTTTGTATTCACCTGTAAGTAAAAGTGCACCTCGAATTGAAATATACTGTTCATGCTCATGAATTGAGATATCAGGATCTAAAGAAATGGATAAAAGTTCAGATACTTCCTGTCCTTTTTGAAACCAAACCGATTCTTCAACAGAAAAGCGTAATTGTTGTTGTTCCTGAGACAAAATATTTCCTCCTTTCAAATAGCCTAATAAATTACTATGACATTACAGATGTATGAAGGAATCCTTGGAATTATGATTGATATTTTGTTGCTGGCCTAATTAATTGTACATTTTCCTTACTTTCACACAGGATTTAACTATCTGTTTCTGACTAAAACGTTTGTTCATTTATTTTTACTATACATAATTAAAATGTATTCCAAAAATACAAAAAATGCCTAACACTCTCATTGTGTTAGGCATTTTCCAACTATTATTTCAACGCAGCAAACGCTTTTCGAGCTGCCTCAATTGTAAAATCAATGTCCTCATCAGTATGTGCAGTTGATAAGAACAACCCTTCAAATTGTGATGGAGGCAAGAAAACCCCTTCATTTGCCATACTTCTATAGTAACTCGCAAAATATTCAAGATTTGAAGTTTTTGCTTTTTCATAGTTTATGACAGATTCATTTGTAAAGAAGAATCCTATCATCGAACCAGCTCTGTTAATGGTATGTGGGATTTCAAATTCATTCGCAGCGTTTGATAAACCTTCTTCAAGACGATCTGCCTTGCGTCTGAATTCTTTATAAGAATCTCTTGTTAGCAGCTTTAACGTTTCATATCCAGCAGTCATTGCCAGCGGGTTACCTGATAATGTTCCTGCTTGATAAATTGGTCCGCTTGGAGCTATTTGTTGCATAATTTCTGCTTTACCACCGTAAGCACCTACAGGAAGTCCGCCACCGATTACTTTACCTAAGCATGTTAGATCTGGAGTCACACCAAAGTATTCTTGGGCACAACCGTAGTCAACACGGAAACCAGTCATAACCTCATCAAAGATAAGAAGGGCACCGTACTTCTCTGTTACTTCACGCAAGCCCTCTAAAAAGCCTGGCTGTGGTGGGACAACACCCATATTTCCAGCAACCGGCTCAACAATAACACCTGCTATATCCTCACCAAATTGCTCAAATGCATAACGAATGCTTTCAAGATCATTATAAGGGACTGTAATCGTATTTTTAGCTATCCCTTCTGGAACACCGGGGCTATCAGGTAATCCTAACGTTGCCACACCTGAACCTGCTTTAATTAATAAAGAGTCTCCATGTCCATGGTAACAGCCCTCAAATTTCACGATCTTATTACGGCCAGTATACCCGCGCGCCAATCGCAACGCACTCATTGTCGCTTCTGTACCTGAATTTACCATACGGACGATCTCAATTGATGGCACACGCTCAATGACAAGCTTTGCTAATTCATTTTCAATGACCGTTGGAGCGCCAAAGCTTGTCCCCGATTCAACAACTTTTTTTAGAGCTTCAACGATTGAATCATGTGAATGTCCATGAATGAGCGGCCCCCACGATAAGACATAATCGATATATTCATTACCATCAATATCGTAAATTTTAGAGCCTTTCCCATGATCCATTACGATTGGGTTCATGCCGACAGATTTAAATGCACGAACAGGACTATTTACGCCTCCTGGCATTAACGACTGCGCTTCTTTAAATGCTTTCTCACTATTTACATAGCTTCTCATTCTCTTTCCCCTTCCTCACATTCGTTATGATTTTAAGACTATTGTTCATCTTTTAACCAGCGTGCAGCATCTTTAGCGAAGTATGTTAAGATGATATCTGCGCCAGCTCGTTTCATACTAACTAGCATTTCCATCACAATGGCCTTTTCATCTACCCAGCCATTTGCAGCAGCTGCTTTGATCATTGCATATTCTCCACTTACATTATAAGCAACAATTGGTACATTAAACTGATTTTTCACATCACGCATGATGTCCAAATAAGATAATGCAGGTTTCACAATAATAAAATCTGCTCCTTCATCAAGGTCAGATTGTGCTTCTCGTAATGCTTCCTCGCGATTAGCCGGATCCATTTGGTAGGTTTTTCGATCACCAAATTGAGGTGTACTTTGTGCAGCATCCCGAAATGGACCGTAAAATGCACTTGCATATTTAACGGCATAGGACATAATCGGAATATGTTCAAAGCCAGCTTCGTCCAACCCTTGGCGTATCGCTGTCACAAATCCGTCCATCATATTAGAAGGTGCTATAATATCTGCCCCAGCTTTTGCTTGGCTTACTGCAGTTTTAGCTAATAACTCAAGTGAAGGGTCATTAAGTATTTTTCCATATTCAACAATTCCACAATGACCGTGGTCTGTATATTCACATAAGCATGTATCGGCAATGACTAAGAGATCTGGGAAAGCTTCTTTTACTTGTCTAGTTGCTCTTTGAACAATGCCATGATCATGAAAAGCACCTGTTCCAACTTCATCTTTATCCTCTTGATTTGGAACACCGAATAAGATTACTGACTTGATACCTAAAGATACAACTTCTTCAACTTCCTTATTTAATAAATCTAATGAAAATTGAAAAACTCCTGGCATTGATGAAACTTCGTTCTTTGTATTTTCTCCTTCCACAATGAATATTGGATAGATAAAATCCTCTACTCGTATATGGTTCTCGCGGAGCATTGCTCGCATATTTGCACTGCTGCGTAAGCGACGATGTCTATCAAATTGAATATCCACTGAAATATCCTCCTCATTTAATCAATTCGGTCATAAGCTTTACCATATCTTCAATCGTATAGGAAGCTGGTATGAAACCCTTGAAACCGTATTCCAATAATGTTTTATTTGTGATGGGTCCTATACAAATAAAGGTTACATTTTGTAAACTCTCTCGTAATTCCTCAGAATTAAGAATTTTCATAAAGCTGTCAACTGTTGAAGAGCTTGTAAAAGTAATAAAATCAAGTTGCTTTTGAAGTACATAGTTTCTTAGTTTTTCAGCTTCATCTAAATTATGTATTGTTTCATATACCACTAAATCCGTTACGTCGTACCCACAGTTTTTTAATCCAGTAACAAGTGCCGGCCGTGCAAGATTTCCACGTATAACTAAGATTCTCGATTTTGCTGGAAGGTGTTCTGAAATACTTTCTGTTAATTTTTCAGCAACATATTCCTCAGGAATAATCGAAACGGTTACCCCAATCGTTTGCATTTGCTTACTCGTTTTCCTACCAACGGAAGCTGCAATTAAATGATCAAGTGATGAATAAGGAATCCTCCATAAATCTAGGTACTCTTTAAAAAAAGTAACGCCATTTGCGCTAGTAAATACGATGCAATCGTAGTTTTTTATATTTTCTAGAGCACCTTGAATTTCTTGGCAATTAGTATTATTTGCTTTGATTTCCAATAGTGGTGCAGTGATGGGGATTCCACCTGCTTTTTCTATTCTGTCTACAAACTCTTTGGCTTGCTGCTTAGCCCTTGTGATTAAAACCCGCTTCCCTTTTAAAGGACTTTCTACAGTTTCCATTAAGAATCTAACTCCGCTTTCACCCTGTCGATTAGTGACTTTGCTCCTTGCTCAGTTAATATTGTTGAAACGTCTTCACCTAATACGATTGGGTCTTTTCCAGTAAGTTGCTGTTTATATATTTCTGTTCCATCTGGTGAAGCAATTAAGCCTGTAAAAGTGATTTCTTTATGTTCATTGACTTTTGCAAAACCAGCAATAGGCACTTGGCAGCCACCCTCCATTTTAGTTAGGAACGTTCGCTCTGCTGTTACTGCCATTTGTGTTGCAGCATCAGTAAATTTTGCTAATAGGTCAAGTAACTCCTGATCATCTTCACGGCACTCGATTGCTAATGCACCCTGTCCAACAGCAGGCAGACATATTTCAGGCTCCAAAAATTCCGTAACAACATCTTTGCTCCAACCCATTCTCGATAAGCCTGCAGCAGCTAAAATAATGGCATCATAATCTTCTGTTTTCAGCTTTTCCAGTCGAGTGTCAATATTACCTCTAATCCATTTGATTTCAATGTCTTGTCGCTCAATTAACAGCTGTGCACTTCTTCTTAAGCTGCTAGTACCGATGACAGCACCTTTTGGTAGCTCAGAAAGCTTTTTATGATCCTTTGAGATTAACACATCCCGATAGTCTTCACGTTTAGGGACACAGCCGATCGTCAAGCCATCCGGAAGGACTCCAGGCATATCCTTCATACTATGGACAGCCATGTCAATTTCGCCATCAAGCATAGCCTGTTCGATCTCCTTAACGAAAAGGCCCTTTCCACCAACTTTTGATAAGGTTACATCTAAAAT from Metabacillus sediminilitoris carries:
- the spoVID gene encoding stage VI sporulation protein D — protein: MSQEQQQLRFSVEESVWFQKGQEVSELLSISLDPDISIHEHEQYISIRGALLLTGEYKIDTIADVQDQFEYANVRYVNEVTTREDGVSEINHRFPVDITIPNNRIENLEEVYVSIESFDYEIPEVKCLKLIADLSISGITNEQIQPVAPPEVETQEEETFEALYRAPQQQSFDEEKEQTFQFQQNSTNPFSSFYQEQSEEDVDKLSTDASKIEQDIRAEENSVEEIIEPAQEEKVEVTNESNEVNQEVNQEINKEEVVVNEKQQEELYEPFIVEVRKEEQMTEDPQPQEVHYSFFSKSEELESTNPQEAKDKEVVREDHNEKDAHYLTSLFARDGEEDFSRLKMCIVQQGETIELISERYDISVQQILRVNNFNADQDVYEGQILYIPAYSTSK
- the hemL gene encoding glutamate-1-semialdehyde 2,1-aminomutase, with amino-acid sequence MRSYVNSEKAFKEAQSLMPGGVNSPVRAFKSVGMNPIVMDHGKGSKIYDIDGNEYIDYVLSWGPLIHGHSHDSIVEALKKVVESGTSFGAPTVIENELAKLVIERVPSIEIVRMVNSGTEATMSALRLARGYTGRNKIVKFEGCYHGHGDSLLIKAGSGVATLGLPDSPGVPEGIAKNTITVPYNDLESIRYAFEQFGEDIAGVIVEPVAGNMGVVPPQPGFLEGLREVTEKYGALLIFDEVMTGFRVDYGCAQEYFGVTPDLTCLGKVIGGGLPVGAYGGKAEIMQQIAPSGPIYQAGTLSGNPLAMTAGYETLKLLTRDSYKEFRRKADRLEEGLSNAANEFEIPHTINRAGSMIGFFFTNESVINYEKAKTSNLEYFASYYRSMANEGVFLPPSQFEGLFLSTAHTDEDIDFTIEAARKAFAALK
- the hemB gene encoding porphobilinogen synthase is translated as MDIQFDRHRRLRSSANMRAMLRENHIRVEDFIYPIFIVEGENTKNEVSSMPGVFQFSLDLLNKEVEEVVSLGIKSVILFGVPNQEDKDEVGTGAFHDHGIVQRATRQVKEAFPDLLVIADTCLCEYTDHGHCGIVEYGKILNDPSLELLAKTAVSQAKAGADIIAPSNMMDGFVTAIRQGLDEAGFEHIPIMSYAVKYASAFYGPFRDAAQSTPQFGDRKTYQMDPANREEALREAQSDLDEGADFIIVKPALSYLDIMRDVKNQFNVPIVAYNVSGEYAMIKAAAANGWVDEKAIVMEMLVSMKRAGADIILTYFAKDAARWLKDEQ
- a CDS encoding uroporphyrinogen-III synthase → METVESPLKGKRVLITRAKQQAKEFVDRIEKAGGIPITAPLLEIKANNTNCQEIQGALENIKNYDCIVFTSANGVTFFKEYLDLWRIPYSSLDHLIAASVGRKTSKQMQTIGVTVSIIPEEYVAEKLTESISEHLPAKSRILVIRGNLARPALVTGLKNCGYDVTDLVVYETIHNLDEAEKLRNYVLQKQLDFITFTSSSTVDSFMKILNSEELRESLQNVTFICIGPITNKTLLEYGFKGFIPASYTIEDMVKLMTELIK
- the hemC gene encoding hydroxymethylbilane synthase, with product MRKIIVGSRRSKLALTQTNWVIDQLKSFGLPYEFEIKEIVTKGDRILDVTLSKVGGKGLFVKEIEQAMLDGEIDMAVHSMKDMPGVLPDGLTIGCVPKREDYRDVLISKDHKKLSELPKGAVIGTSSLRRSAQLLIERQDIEIKWIRGNIDTRLEKLKTEDYDAIILAAAGLSRMGWSKDVVTEFLEPEICLPAVGQGALAIECREDDQELLDLLAKFTDAATQMAVTAERTFLTKMEGGCQVPIAGFAKVNEHKEITFTGLIASPDGTEIYKQQLTGKDPIVLGEDVSTILTEQGAKSLIDRVKAELDS